From the genome of Castor canadensis chromosome 4, mCasCan1.hap1v2, whole genome shotgun sequence, one region includes:
- the Lrrfip1 gene encoding leucine-rich repeat flightless-interacting protein 1 isoform X23 translates to MTMGTQGSGRKRLPNRERLTAEDDALNQIAREAEARLAAKRAARAEARDIRMKELERQQKEVEERPEKDFTEKDSLAEVEEKYKKAMVSNAQLDNEKTNFMYQVDTLKDMLLELEEQLAESQRQYEEKNREFEREKHAHSILQFQFAEVKEALKQREEMLEEIRQLQQKQASYIREISDLQETIEWKDKKIGALERQKEFFDSIRSERDDLREEIVKLKEELKKHGIVLNSEIATNGETSDTLNNVEYPDPTKMTEEEFNAVKSAGDGTLGRATEVEVKNEIVETVGKRETLQNAEQEQHKEHTIQECVDIEGLHPGGKAEHSAPFPEPLASAECEQQVQSQILESTSCLENPEQVESNKIRDMPDSRTGASPEQSEYLGDVDAEVPGPMHGQDSCNALDVKNQSENSVRSQEKEKQENLKTDLEEIIPKPCEGSIPGLITEADNTDSGGPGGNHTENVLDVGETEVGEPVSTVVSNPPEHNGDTVSPDGKSVVDELDPSTGHSSERELPKEATVQSTVGRENTAEEGENPIQAETQTIPGAPAAKSCHQETTGPNKEDAESELIDVKELDEEKNSHQAEALDSSQKKTKNKKKKNKKKKSSASVETPLKDVKNKLTCQSTDAGEAEEEGQVQLADKKQGAEAQNEVTKNLKQEIIAGSSECVDCSENPKTELDGTQNQEDDDVNRKKGEVTADGDTLPCEDDTVHLSGTSASDKELDEQVTKVCADGMAQSCPLEPENEDGNSSSLLESKSPSQDINGASQIESAERHLLSKHPGQTAQKALDSISPEHDDLSAPTGRVGDFNSESEGHARGENEKGKSKEDCTLS, encoded by the exons GTTGAAGAGAGACCAGAAAAAGATTTTACTGAGAAG GACTCACTAGCAGAGGTTGAAGAGAAGTATAAGAAGGCCATGGTTTCCAATGCTCAGCTGGACAATGAGAAGACCAACTTCATGTACCAGGTGGACACCTTGAAAGACATGCTGCTGGAGCTCGAGGAGCAGCTGGCCGAGTCTCAGCGGCAGtatgaagagaaaaacaga GAGTTCGAGCGTGAAAAGCATGCCCACAGCATCCTGCAATTCCAGTTTGCTGAAGTGAAAGAGGCTctaaagcaaagagaagaaatgcTCGAG GAAATCCGACAGCTACAGCAGAAACAAGCGAGTTATATCAGGGAGATTTCTGACCTTCAGGAAACAATAGAGTGGAAAGACAAAAAGATAGGG GCATTAGAGAGGCAGAAAGAGTTCTTTGATTCCATAAGGAGTGAACGGGATGATCTCAGAGAAGAAATAGTCAAGCTAAAGGAGGAATTAAAG AAACATGGAATAGTCCTGAATTCAGAAATAGCTACCAATGGAGAGACCTCAGACACACTAAATAATGTTGAGTACCCAGACCCCACCAAGATGACGGAAGAAGAGTTCAATGCTGTCAAGTCAGCCGGGGATGGGACACTAG GAAGAGCCACTGAAGTGGAggtgaaaaatgaaattgtggaGACTGTGGGGAAAAGAGAAACCTTGCAGAATGCTGAGCAAGAACAGCACAAGGAGCACACGATACAGGAGTGTGTGGACATAGAGGGGTTGCATCCTGGTGGAAAGGCTGAACACAGTGCCCCATTCCCAGAACCATTAGCAAGTGCTGAATGTGAGCAGCAGGTTCAAAGCCAAATTCTAGAGAGCACTTCTTGCCTTGAAAATCCAGAGCAGGTTGAGTCAAATAAGATCAGAGACATGCCAGATAGTAGGACTGGAGCCTCCCCCGAGCAGTCTGAGTATCTGGGGGATGTAGACGCTGAAGTGCCAGGTCCCATGCATGGGCAGGACAGCTGTAATGCTTTGGATGTCAAAAACCAAAGCGAAAACTCTGTAAGAAGtcaggagaaagaaaagcaagagaatttGAAAACAGACTTGGAAGAGATTATCCCCAAACCATGTGAAGGGTCTATTCCCGGGCTAATAACTGAAGCTGACAATACAGACTCTGGGGGGCCAGGTGGAAACCACACAGAGAATGTGTTAGATGTAGGGGAAACTGAAGTTGGGGAGCCAGTGAGCACAGTGGTCTCAAATCCTCCAGAGCATAATGGTGACACAGTGAGTCCTGATGGAAAATCTGTGGTTGATGAGTTGGACCCCAGCACAGGACATAGCTCAGAGAGAGAACTCCCCAAGGAAGCCACAGTTCAGAGCACAGTAGGTAGGGAGAACACTGCAGAAGAGGGCGAGAACCCAATTCAGGCAGAAACCCAGACCattcctggagctccagcagccAAGAGCTGCCACCAAGAAACAACAGGTCCAAACAAGGAAGATGCTGAAAGTGAACTGATTGATGTGAAAGAACTCGATGAAGAGAAGAACAGCCACCAGGCAGAGGCACTGGATTCCTCACAGAAGAAGacaaagaacaagaagaagaaaaacaagaagaaaaaatcatCAGCCTCTGTAGAAACCCCCCTTAAAGATGTTAAGAACAAGTTAACATGTCAGAGCACAGATGCAGGTGAAGCTGAGGAGGAAGGGCAGGTACAGCTTGCTGACAAAAAACAGGGAGCAGAAGCACAAAATGAGGTGACCAAAAATCTAAAACAGGAAATTATAGCAGGAAGTAGTGAATGTGTTGACTGTTCAGAAAATCCTAAAACCGAGTTGGATGGAACCCAGAACCAAGAGGATGATGATGTaaacagaaagaaaggggaaGTGACAGCTGATGGAGACACATTGCCTTGTGAAGATGATACAGTTCATTTGTCAGGCACTAGTGCTAGCGACAAAGAATTAGATGAGCAGGTTACAAAAGTCTGTGCTGATGGCATGGCTCAGAGCTGTCCTCTAGAACCTGAAAATGAAGACGGGAACAGCAGTTCCCTGCTTGAAAGTAAAAGTCCCTCACAGGACATCAATGGTGCCTCTCAGATAGAAAGTGCAGAGAGGCACCTGCTGTCCAAACACCCAGGTCAGACAGCCCAGAAAGCGTTAGACAGCATCAGTCCAGAACACGATGACCTGTCAGCACCCACAGGGAGGGTAGGGGACTTCAATTCAGAGAGCGAAGGACATGCaagaggagaaaatgagaagggaaagagCAAAGAAGACTGTACCCTGTCATAA
- the Lrrfip1 gene encoding leucine-rich repeat flightless-interacting protein 1 isoform X25, translated as MTMGTQGSGRKRLPNRERLTAEDDALNQIAREAEARLAAKRAARAEARDIRMKELERQQKEVEERPEKDFTEKGTRNMPSLSAATLASLGGTSSRRGSGDTSVSLDTETSIREIKDSLAEVEEKYKKAMVSNAQLDNEKTNFMYQVDTLKDMLLELEEQLAESQRQYEEKNREFEREKHAHSILQFQFAEVKEALKQREEMLEKHGIVLNSEIATNGETSDTLNNVEYPDPTKMTEEEFNAVKSAGDGTLGRATEVEVKNEIVETVGKRETLQNAEQEQHKEHTIQECVDIEGLHPGGKAEHSAPFPEPLASAECEQQVQSQILESTSCLENPEQVESNKIRDMPDSRTGASPEQSEYLGDVDAEVPGPMHGQDSCNALDVKNQSENSVRSQEKEKQENLKTDLEEIIPKPCEGSIPGLITEADNTDSGGPGGNHTENVLDVGETEVGEPVSTVVSNPPEHNGDTVSPDGKSVVDELDPSTGHSSERELPKEATVQSTVGRENTAEEGENPIQAETQTIPGAPAAKSCHQETTGPNKEDAESELIDVKELDEEKNSHQAEALDSSQKKTKNKKKKNKKKKSSASVETPLKDVKNKLTCQSTDAGEAEEEGQVQLADKKQGAEAQNEVTKNLKQEIIAGSSECVDCSENPKTELDGTQNQEDDDVNRKKGEVTADGDTLPCEDDTVHLSGTSASDKELDEQVTKVCADGMAQSCPLEPENEDGNSSSLLESKSPSQDINGASQIESAERHLLSKHPGQTAQKALDSISPEHDDLSAPTGRVGDFNSESEGHARGENEKGKSKEDCTLS; from the exons GTTGAAGAGAGACCAGAAAAAGATTTTACTGAGAAG GGGACTCGTAACATGCCCAGCTTGTCTGCAGCCACGCTGGCCTCTCTGGGTGGGACTTCCTCCCGGAGAGGAAGCGGAGATACCTCCGTCTCCTTGGACACCGAGACATCCATTAGGGAAATTAAG GACTCACTAGCAGAGGTTGAAGAGAAGTATAAGAAGGCCATGGTTTCCAATGCTCAGCTGGACAATGAGAAGACCAACTTCATGTACCAGGTGGACACCTTGAAAGACATGCTGCTGGAGCTCGAGGAGCAGCTGGCCGAGTCTCAGCGGCAGtatgaagagaaaaacaga GAGTTCGAGCGTGAAAAGCATGCCCACAGCATCCTGCAATTCCAGTTTGCTGAAGTGAAAGAGGCTctaaagcaaagagaagaaatgcTCGAG AAACATGGAATAGTCCTGAATTCAGAAATAGCTACCAATGGAGAGACCTCAGACACACTAAATAATGTTGAGTACCCAGACCCCACCAAGATGACGGAAGAAGAGTTCAATGCTGTCAAGTCAGCCGGGGATGGGACACTAG GAAGAGCCACTGAAGTGGAggtgaaaaatgaaattgtggaGACTGTGGGGAAAAGAGAAACCTTGCAGAATGCTGAGCAAGAACAGCACAAGGAGCACACGATACAGGAGTGTGTGGACATAGAGGGGTTGCATCCTGGTGGAAAGGCTGAACACAGTGCCCCATTCCCAGAACCATTAGCAAGTGCTGAATGTGAGCAGCAGGTTCAAAGCCAAATTCTAGAGAGCACTTCTTGCCTTGAAAATCCAGAGCAGGTTGAGTCAAATAAGATCAGAGACATGCCAGATAGTAGGACTGGAGCCTCCCCCGAGCAGTCTGAGTATCTGGGGGATGTAGACGCTGAAGTGCCAGGTCCCATGCATGGGCAGGACAGCTGTAATGCTTTGGATGTCAAAAACCAAAGCGAAAACTCTGTAAGAAGtcaggagaaagaaaagcaagagaatttGAAAACAGACTTGGAAGAGATTATCCCCAAACCATGTGAAGGGTCTATTCCCGGGCTAATAACTGAAGCTGACAATACAGACTCTGGGGGGCCAGGTGGAAACCACACAGAGAATGTGTTAGATGTAGGGGAAACTGAAGTTGGGGAGCCAGTGAGCACAGTGGTCTCAAATCCTCCAGAGCATAATGGTGACACAGTGAGTCCTGATGGAAAATCTGTGGTTGATGAGTTGGACCCCAGCACAGGACATAGCTCAGAGAGAGAACTCCCCAAGGAAGCCACAGTTCAGAGCACAGTAGGTAGGGAGAACACTGCAGAAGAGGGCGAGAACCCAATTCAGGCAGAAACCCAGACCattcctggagctccagcagccAAGAGCTGCCACCAAGAAACAACAGGTCCAAACAAGGAAGATGCTGAAAGTGAACTGATTGATGTGAAAGAACTCGATGAAGAGAAGAACAGCCACCAGGCAGAGGCACTGGATTCCTCACAGAAGAAGacaaagaacaagaagaagaaaaacaagaagaaaaaatcatCAGCCTCTGTAGAAACCCCCCTTAAAGATGTTAAGAACAAGTTAACATGTCAGAGCACAGATGCAGGTGAAGCTGAGGAGGAAGGGCAGGTACAGCTTGCTGACAAAAAACAGGGAGCAGAAGCACAAAATGAGGTGACCAAAAATCTAAAACAGGAAATTATAGCAGGAAGTAGTGAATGTGTTGACTGTTCAGAAAATCCTAAAACCGAGTTGGATGGAACCCAGAACCAAGAGGATGATGATGTaaacagaaagaaaggggaaGTGACAGCTGATGGAGACACATTGCCTTGTGAAGATGATACAGTTCATTTGTCAGGCACTAGTGCTAGCGACAAAGAATTAGATGAGCAGGTTACAAAAGTCTGTGCTGATGGCATGGCTCAGAGCTGTCCTCTAGAACCTGAAAATGAAGACGGGAACAGCAGTTCCCTGCTTGAAAGTAAAAGTCCCTCACAGGACATCAATGGTGCCTCTCAGATAGAAAGTGCAGAGAGGCACCTGCTGTCCAAACACCCAGGTCAGACAGCCCAGAAAGCGTTAGACAGCATCAGTCCAGAACACGATGACCTGTCAGCACCCACAGGGAGGGTAGGGGACTTCAATTCAGAGAGCGAAGGACATGCaagaggagaaaatgagaagggaaagagCAAAGAAGACTGTACCCTGTCATAA
- the Lrrfip1 gene encoding leucine-rich repeat flightless-interacting protein 1 isoform X15, with amino-acid sequence MTMGTQGSGRKRLPNRERLTAEDDALNQIAREAEARLAAKRAARAEARDIRMKELERQQKEIYQVQKPSEYSGHLNSSSRASSRASSARASPVVEERPEKDFTEKGTRNMPSLSAATLASLGGTSSRRGSGDTSVSLDTETSIREIKELNELKDQIQDVEGKYMQGLKEMKDSLAEVEEKYKKAMVSNAQLDNEKTNFMYQVDTLKDMLLELEEQLAESQRQYEEKNREFEREKHAHSILQFQFAEVKEALKQREEMLEEIRQLQQKQASYIREISDLQETIEWKDKKIGALERQKEFFDSIRSERDDLREEIVKLKEELKKHGIVLNSEIATNGETSDTLNNVEYPDPTKMTEEEFNAVKSAGDGTLGRATEVEVKNEIVETVGKRETLQNAEQEQHKEHTIQECVDIEGLHPGGKAEHSAPFPEPLASAECEQQVQSQILESTSCLENPEQVESNKIRDMPDSRTGASPEQSEYLGDVDAEVPGPMHGQDSCNALDVKNQSENSVRSQEKEKQENLKTDLEEIIPKPCEGSIPGLITEADNTDSGGPGGNHTENVLDVGETEVGEPVSTVVSNPPEHNGDTVSPDGKSVVDELDPSTGHSSERELPKEATVQSTVGRENTAEEGENPIQAETQTIPGAPAAKSCHQETTGPNKEDAESELIDVKELDEEKNSHQAEALDSSQKKTKNKKKKNKKKKSSASVETPLKDVKNKLTCQSTDAGEAEEEGQVQLADKKQGAEAQNEVTKNLKQEIIAGSSECVDCSENPKTELDGTQNQEDDDVNRKKGEVTADGDTLPCEDDTVHLSGTSASDKELDEQVTKVCADGMAQSCPLEPENEDGNSSSLLESKSPSQDINGASQIESAERHLLSKHPGQTAQKALDSISPEHDDLSAPTGRVGDFNSESEGHARGENEKGKSKEDCTLS; translated from the exons GTTGAAGAGAGACCAGAAAAAGATTTTACTGAGAAG GGGACTCGTAACATGCCCAGCTTGTCTGCAGCCACGCTGGCCTCTCTGGGTGGGACTTCCTCCCGGAGAGGAAGCGGAGATACCTCCGTCTCCTTGGACACCGAGACATCCATTAGGGAAATTAAG GAACTCAATGAGTTAAAGGACCAGATTCAGGATGTAGAAGGCAAATACATGCAGGGATTGAAAGAGATGAAG GACTCACTAGCAGAGGTTGAAGAGAAGTATAAGAAGGCCATGGTTTCCAATGCTCAGCTGGACAATGAGAAGACCAACTTCATGTACCAGGTGGACACCTTGAAAGACATGCTGCTGGAGCTCGAGGAGCAGCTGGCCGAGTCTCAGCGGCAGtatgaagagaaaaacaga GAGTTCGAGCGTGAAAAGCATGCCCACAGCATCCTGCAATTCCAGTTTGCTGAAGTGAAAGAGGCTctaaagcaaagagaagaaatgcTCGAG GAAATCCGACAGCTACAGCAGAAACAAGCGAGTTATATCAGGGAGATTTCTGACCTTCAGGAAACAATAGAGTGGAAAGACAAAAAGATAGGG GCATTAGAGAGGCAGAAAGAGTTCTTTGATTCCATAAGGAGTGAACGGGATGATCTCAGAGAAGAAATAGTCAAGCTAAAGGAGGAATTAAAG AAACATGGAATAGTCCTGAATTCAGAAATAGCTACCAATGGAGAGACCTCAGACACACTAAATAATGTTGAGTACCCAGACCCCACCAAGATGACGGAAGAAGAGTTCAATGCTGTCAAGTCAGCCGGGGATGGGACACTAG GAAGAGCCACTGAAGTGGAggtgaaaaatgaaattgtggaGACTGTGGGGAAAAGAGAAACCTTGCAGAATGCTGAGCAAGAACAGCACAAGGAGCACACGATACAGGAGTGTGTGGACATAGAGGGGTTGCATCCTGGTGGAAAGGCTGAACACAGTGCCCCATTCCCAGAACCATTAGCAAGTGCTGAATGTGAGCAGCAGGTTCAAAGCCAAATTCTAGAGAGCACTTCTTGCCTTGAAAATCCAGAGCAGGTTGAGTCAAATAAGATCAGAGACATGCCAGATAGTAGGACTGGAGCCTCCCCCGAGCAGTCTGAGTATCTGGGGGATGTAGACGCTGAAGTGCCAGGTCCCATGCATGGGCAGGACAGCTGTAATGCTTTGGATGTCAAAAACCAAAGCGAAAACTCTGTAAGAAGtcaggagaaagaaaagcaagagaatttGAAAACAGACTTGGAAGAGATTATCCCCAAACCATGTGAAGGGTCTATTCCCGGGCTAATAACTGAAGCTGACAATACAGACTCTGGGGGGCCAGGTGGAAACCACACAGAGAATGTGTTAGATGTAGGGGAAACTGAAGTTGGGGAGCCAGTGAGCACAGTGGTCTCAAATCCTCCAGAGCATAATGGTGACACAGTGAGTCCTGATGGAAAATCTGTGGTTGATGAGTTGGACCCCAGCACAGGACATAGCTCAGAGAGAGAACTCCCCAAGGAAGCCACAGTTCAGAGCACAGTAGGTAGGGAGAACACTGCAGAAGAGGGCGAGAACCCAATTCAGGCAGAAACCCAGACCattcctggagctccagcagccAAGAGCTGCCACCAAGAAACAACAGGTCCAAACAAGGAAGATGCTGAAAGTGAACTGATTGATGTGAAAGAACTCGATGAAGAGAAGAACAGCCACCAGGCAGAGGCACTGGATTCCTCACAGAAGAAGacaaagaacaagaagaagaaaaacaagaagaaaaaatcatCAGCCTCTGTAGAAACCCCCCTTAAAGATGTTAAGAACAAGTTAACATGTCAGAGCACAGATGCAGGTGAAGCTGAGGAGGAAGGGCAGGTACAGCTTGCTGACAAAAAACAGGGAGCAGAAGCACAAAATGAGGTGACCAAAAATCTAAAACAGGAAATTATAGCAGGAAGTAGTGAATGTGTTGACTGTTCAGAAAATCCTAAAACCGAGTTGGATGGAACCCAGAACCAAGAGGATGATGATGTaaacagaaagaaaggggaaGTGACAGCTGATGGAGACACATTGCCTTGTGAAGATGATACAGTTCATTTGTCAGGCACTAGTGCTAGCGACAAAGAATTAGATGAGCAGGTTACAAAAGTCTGTGCTGATGGCATGGCTCAGAGCTGTCCTCTAGAACCTGAAAATGAAGACGGGAACAGCAGTTCCCTGCTTGAAAGTAAAAGTCCCTCACAGGACATCAATGGTGCCTCTCAGATAGAAAGTGCAGAGAGGCACCTGCTGTCCAAACACCCAGGTCAGACAGCCCAGAAAGCGTTAGACAGCATCAGTCCAGAACACGATGACCTGTCAGCACCCACAGGGAGGGTAGGGGACTTCAATTCAGAGAGCGAAGGACATGCaagaggagaaaatgagaagggaaagagCAAAGAAGACTGTACCCTGTCATAA
- the Lrrfip1 gene encoding leucine-rich repeat flightless-interacting protein 1 isoform X18, with product MTSPAGAQNKEIDCLSPEAQRLAEARLAAKRAARAEARDIRMKELERQQKEVEERPEKDFTEKGTRNMPSLSAATLASLGGTSSRRGSGDTSVSLDTETSIREIKELNELKDQIQDVEGKYMQGLKEMKDSLAEVEEKYKKAMVSNAQLDNEKTNFMYQVDTLKDMLLELEEQLAESQRQYEEKNREFEREKHAHSILQFQFAEVKEALKQREEMLEEIRQLQQKQASYIREISDLQETIEWKDKKIGALERQKEFFDSIRSERDDLREEIVKLKEELKKHGIVLNSEIATNGETSDTLNNVEYPDPTKMTEEEFNAVKSAGDGTLGRATEVEVKNEIVETVGKRETLQNAEQEQHKEHTIQECVDIEGLHPGGKAEHSAPFPEPLASAECEQQVQSQILESTSCLENPEQVESNKIRDMPDSRTGASPEQSEYLGDVDAEVPGPMHGQDSCNALDVKNQSENSVRSQEKEKQENLKTDLEEIIPKPCEGSIPGLITEADNTDSGGPGGNHTENVLDVGETEVGEPVSTVVSNPPEHNGDTVSPDGKSVVDELDPSTGHSSERELPKEATVQSTVGRENTAEEGENPIQAETQTIPGAPAAKSCHQETTGPNKEDAESELIDVKELDEEKNSHQAEALDSSQKKTKNKKKKNKKKKSSASVETPLKDVKNKLTCQSTDAGEAEEEGQVQLADKKQGAEAQNEVTKNLKQEIIAGSSECVDCSENPKTELDGTQNQEDDDVNRKKGEVTADGDTLPCEDDTVHLSGTSASDKELDEQVTKVCADGMAQSCPLEPENEDGNSSSLLESKSPSQDINGASQIESAERHLLSKHPGQTAQKALDSISPEHDDLSAPTGRVGDFNSESEGHARGENEKGKSKEDCTLS from the exons GTTGAAGAGAGACCAGAAAAAGATTTTACTGAGAAG GGGACTCGTAACATGCCCAGCTTGTCTGCAGCCACGCTGGCCTCTCTGGGTGGGACTTCCTCCCGGAGAGGAAGCGGAGATACCTCCGTCTCCTTGGACACCGAGACATCCATTAGGGAAATTAAG GAACTCAATGAGTTAAAGGACCAGATTCAGGATGTAGAAGGCAAATACATGCAGGGATTGAAAGAGATGAAG GACTCACTAGCAGAGGTTGAAGAGAAGTATAAGAAGGCCATGGTTTCCAATGCTCAGCTGGACAATGAGAAGACCAACTTCATGTACCAGGTGGACACCTTGAAAGACATGCTGCTGGAGCTCGAGGAGCAGCTGGCCGAGTCTCAGCGGCAGtatgaagagaaaaacaga GAGTTCGAGCGTGAAAAGCATGCCCACAGCATCCTGCAATTCCAGTTTGCTGAAGTGAAAGAGGCTctaaagcaaagagaagaaatgcTCGAG GAAATCCGACAGCTACAGCAGAAACAAGCGAGTTATATCAGGGAGATTTCTGACCTTCAGGAAACAATAGAGTGGAAAGACAAAAAGATAGGG GCATTAGAGAGGCAGAAAGAGTTCTTTGATTCCATAAGGAGTGAACGGGATGATCTCAGAGAAGAAATAGTCAAGCTAAAGGAGGAATTAAAG AAACATGGAATAGTCCTGAATTCAGAAATAGCTACCAATGGAGAGACCTCAGACACACTAAATAATGTTGAGTACCCAGACCCCACCAAGATGACGGAAGAAGAGTTCAATGCTGTCAAGTCAGCCGGGGATGGGACACTAG GAAGAGCCACTGAAGTGGAggtgaaaaatgaaattgtggaGACTGTGGGGAAAAGAGAAACCTTGCAGAATGCTGAGCAAGAACAGCACAAGGAGCACACGATACAGGAGTGTGTGGACATAGAGGGGTTGCATCCTGGTGGAAAGGCTGAACACAGTGCCCCATTCCCAGAACCATTAGCAAGTGCTGAATGTGAGCAGCAGGTTCAAAGCCAAATTCTAGAGAGCACTTCTTGCCTTGAAAATCCAGAGCAGGTTGAGTCAAATAAGATCAGAGACATGCCAGATAGTAGGACTGGAGCCTCCCCCGAGCAGTCTGAGTATCTGGGGGATGTAGACGCTGAAGTGCCAGGTCCCATGCATGGGCAGGACAGCTGTAATGCTTTGGATGTCAAAAACCAAAGCGAAAACTCTGTAAGAAGtcaggagaaagaaaagcaagagaatttGAAAACAGACTTGGAAGAGATTATCCCCAAACCATGTGAAGGGTCTATTCCCGGGCTAATAACTGAAGCTGACAATACAGACTCTGGGGGGCCAGGTGGAAACCACACAGAGAATGTGTTAGATGTAGGGGAAACTGAAGTTGGGGAGCCAGTGAGCACAGTGGTCTCAAATCCTCCAGAGCATAATGGTGACACAGTGAGTCCTGATGGAAAATCTGTGGTTGATGAGTTGGACCCCAGCACAGGACATAGCTCAGAGAGAGAACTCCCCAAGGAAGCCACAGTTCAGAGCACAGTAGGTAGGGAGAACACTGCAGAAGAGGGCGAGAACCCAATTCAGGCAGAAACCCAGACCattcctggagctccagcagccAAGAGCTGCCACCAAGAAACAACAGGTCCAAACAAGGAAGATGCTGAAAGTGAACTGATTGATGTGAAAGAACTCGATGAAGAGAAGAACAGCCACCAGGCAGAGGCACTGGATTCCTCACAGAAGAAGacaaagaacaagaagaagaaaaacaagaagaaaaaatcatCAGCCTCTGTAGAAACCCCCCTTAAAGATGTTAAGAACAAGTTAACATGTCAGAGCACAGATGCAGGTGAAGCTGAGGAGGAAGGGCAGGTACAGCTTGCTGACAAAAAACAGGGAGCAGAAGCACAAAATGAGGTGACCAAAAATCTAAAACAGGAAATTATAGCAGGAAGTAGTGAATGTGTTGACTGTTCAGAAAATCCTAAAACCGAGTTGGATGGAACCCAGAACCAAGAGGATGATGATGTaaacagaaagaaaggggaaGTGACAGCTGATGGAGACACATTGCCTTGTGAAGATGATACAGTTCATTTGTCAGGCACTAGTGCTAGCGACAAAGAATTAGATGAGCAGGTTACAAAAGTCTGTGCTGATGGCATGGCTCAGAGCTGTCCTCTAGAACCTGAAAATGAAGACGGGAACAGCAGTTCCCTGCTTGAAAGTAAAAGTCCCTCACAGGACATCAATGGTGCCTCTCAGATAGAAAGTGCAGAGAGGCACCTGCTGTCCAAACACCCAGGTCAGACAGCCCAGAAAGCGTTAGACAGCATCAGTCCAGAACACGATGACCTGTCAGCACCCACAGGGAGGGTAGGGGACTTCAATTCAGAGAGCGAAGGACATGCaagaggagaaaatgagaagggaaagagCAAAGAAGACTGTACCCTGTCATAA